TAGTTTTGTTAACCGATAATCGGATAATCCACTCGGGATTTACATGCACTTATACATAGGTAAGACAGGTTCTTTTGTTCTAAATGCGATTGACAGTATCTTGTTCTCAGACTGATGTTCTATGAATATTCTGCTGTTCACCACATTTTGTATATATTTTTGCGACACAATTTTGTATATGATCACAAGTCATATTCGGAGCCTCAATTTGTAAAATTCTTTCAAAAAAATTTGTAAAATTCTGCCATATAAAGCTACCTTCACAACTTAAGATCGTTGAAACGTTGACATTATAGTGGTGTCCACAATATTAAGTGTAAGTGGTTTAAGATTTAGAAACCGTGATCCACTACCTCTGTTTTATCGCGTGATCTGTCTGTTCCAAAACAGCTGCAATAAGTCTACATCCTAATAGACTAACACATCAAGAGATATGAGCACAATAGTGACAAGTGTCGACATTTGTGCAAGTGGAGAAGGAAATAAGAATGAGAAGATGCTATAAATATCTACTAAGCTATAGTCACTTCCGAATATCGATTCATGTTCAGGGcattggttcggccctcgtaataccattaatcctggttcgctcacgaaccgggaccaaaggaggcaactgtcccagttcgtgagcccagggggccagccgggccacgtgggccattggtcccggttcgtctggaccttttggtcccggttccacgcacgaaccgggaccaatgcgcctcgcccctggcccatgaccattagtcccggtttgtgccacaacccgggactaaagggttggtcctcgttgcggtcagagttcagtcccacctcgccaaccgaagggtgctcacaccggtttataagcccgtccctctctgccttgttgagctcctctcaaagcgaaaatagatgcccttatacagggaatttgacctaaattcagagtaaatttctttgaaattcatagaaatttattatgaatttaggttgaattctctctataggcgcatctatgtcatttttttatgttggggttggcgatctttacagactttttgtgtgttgaatatgcatcattcaaaatcagtctctgctttgaatggttcattttgaacacacaaaaagtctggagttcaaataagttcaagaaaatgaaatccctttgtaacagatgagttttcgtccgaaaccctgatacttcgaaagagattgtccattttgttcacgaagtgcatccagcttttgccgtaaccctctcaactttttagcacatgctatgtgggtgaaattatgataccatgccaactttcaaccttttcagagctcatttgtaggacccatcatgatatagattttgaagtaaatctgtataattctgagagcgtaacccattttggttccaaaaattgggaagcattttgcaagatgtatggttttgatgagggtatgcttgttaccatgaatcttggtgatcctgacatcgagcaagacaatatggacatttgggtccttgttgatacgcctccaattctaccgctatgtgagtttctcaaacatagttattagctaatttatattgttcatttcaaaatagttgacagcttattttcattgacagcttattttgattgttcaaacaatgtgcggaacatggtagacagaacctactacaccgatggctctgagttaacttataaggagaaaactcatctggtcggattttgtactgatcttgagaattacaatatctattctaaaaatcctccacattatggtcaatacgtgccactagtgcacgtgttgaactacgataactactatggagataccctggtaagatttcttactattacgacatccgtgcatcttttgcatacttctaaaactagtacatcattgctaactatgaagttattactatgtttttcaacagataatcccagaggattgtgtgcctcatttgatgtatcaaaattgtagccttgatgttttgaacatacaaccaggtcatcctacgaatctcaactgtccataccgtaTTTCTAAAAAAacgagacatgaaaatcaaagaatggaaaaaatgtatggacagtcgcaaggaggttattggaagcaaaaggaagcgaagcgcaaaaattggagacaagatgatctccattctccataatggagagtcggggtctatattgttttatgctattttaccttaaagagggtatttaggtcctacctaatactgatgatcatgtgctaagaacaattaagtagggttggttcgatgactatgaggatgatgatcgtatgacttgttattaataacgagtagaagttgtatgatgatgatgatgattagtaggacttgttattatgatgatgcatgatgtgggcatgaagagttattatatatcagtgggtgaaatgaacatggattggaatgaagtgaaggcaacaagcatgtggtgcatgtcgaaagtagtactaatccaaacttgatcaagttaggattaatattaagttaggattagtactactttcgacatggaccacatgttgccttcactttaatctaagccatatttaggcatagcagtagcgttggtaaatcaaGCACGGAAATAAGAAAGGACAGTTCTTtctgttagctagcttacacaccctaaattaccccctaaaccctcccccttttaaaaaaacaaaaaccccagccactgaaatgctgacgcgtggataccttttggtcccggttggtgtcaccaacggggaccaaaggccctcctgcctgggctggccacagcggccacgtggaggcccatctgtcctggttagtgtaagaaccgggactaaaggtttagggcattagtaacgaccctttagtcccggtttaacaaccgggacaaaaggcccttaccaaccgggatagatgaccatttttctactagtgtactcaCCACACGAGAAAGCAGACATGGCTAAATATAAGGCATGACGGTGAGTACTACGAATATTAAGCTACTCTAACCGATCACAATACTTAACACCTAATAATTGACTAGTTTTGGGGAGTCCAACAAAAAAATTAGACTATTGGGCGACCCTGTTTTGGTAGATACCCAATAGACTCAGCTCTCAAGAAAGTTACTTGTTGCTATTTCTCACCACTTCTGTGTGTAAACATCATTTCATCTTCGTTTCGGATCATATTAATCTTAGCTTTTATGCTTCAACCAGACAAGATTAAGCAACATTTGAAATCCTTACTTTTGAAATCGGCACATAACTTTAAAGCATTCCTGCCCATTGTGAGGGATTCACACATGTCCAGGATGAGAAACAAGTATGTGTCTTTTGTTGCTCTCATCCTTACCCTTTGGTGGTGAGTTGGGCAAATATGAACAAGCCTCCTCAACTATGTGTTGCATTCAACAATTACATTGCTGCAACATTCAATTTCAGTTGCATAAGGAAtgcaaaaaagaaagcaaaaataaataaataaactcaaCGCCCCTTTCATTGGAGACCTTTCGCGTGTCAGATGCACTAGGTGCCGTTGCAGTGCGGTGGCTCCTTCCCAAAGTGCGAAAAACCACCATGGAGGGAGTCATGTCCGCGCCAGAGGCAACCGTGTTGGAGCTCACAGTGGCTGAGCTCGGATCGCATCGAGACTAGCCAACACACATAGAGGCGGCAAACGATGGGTTGACATGGAGCAATCGTAGTGGCGCCAGTGGTGGCACGGGCAGTTACCCTTTATTTTGTTGGAGCGTTCAAGTTTTGGGAGCTGGAAGAGCGTTTTTAGGGAGCTCCCAAAACCCTTTTGAGGTTAAACACTTGAAACTATACTGGAACAGTTTAATTTTTTTTACATTAATCCTCGCTTTATTAAACTGACAAGAGATTACAATTTGACTGGATAACCCTAGTCAGGAATCCAGGAATTACATCAAAGCAAGTAAATGATGAAATGCTTCTTGTGCGCATAGGTGTGCCGCCCAATTAGCTACGCGTCGAATCCATAGAAGCTTGAAACCTTGAAAAGTATCAGCTAAACTCTTCATCTATCTCAACATATGCGCGCCATTTACCCTTATAGTACCGGGTTTGTGCCATAGATCAACTAGATCAGAGCAATCCATCTACACAATGGCATGACTTTCTCCTCTTCTGCTCGCTGCTTCAAGGCCATCGCGGCAAGCATATAGTTCGCTTATGAAGGGGTCCTCAATACCCATGTGTTGGTTTGCACCAGCCTACTACTAGAACGGTTTAATTAATACTCTTAAATTTCTCTTAGTAAACGCTTATCAACGCATTAAAAAAAGGAAGGCTAGTGTGGGATGCCGTCAtgtgaaaaaaatatataaaacagAGGCGTACAGTACGttcttttttagagaaaaggcacaaCCCGAGCCCAAGTAGGGCTGGAGCatagcccgactttgaattaacaaagccatcaaccggtcaGGATACATCGAAACAAACCATACAACCAGGACATAAAAGAAAGCAGGGATGCAACCCCGCAACGGCCGATACAAGGAGCTGAAAGAAAGCAAAAACGCTACAACCAATGAAGAAAAAGACTACAGCTTGAGAAGTTGCTGCCCAAAATTGAAGCATGCCGCAGACGCTAGCTATACAACATGGGCGTCCCAAGAAGACACGGCCATGATTGGAACACCGAAGCCACCAGGAGGAAACAGAGCACGCCATGGCCACCATCTCACCTACCATCACGTCCTAATCGCCGTAGAGGGGACCACTATCCCCTCTTGCCCAGGCTGAGGGCGTCGATCCGCCGGACTGACAGGACCACACGAAGGAGAGCACGGCAGCGAGAGGAGCGGACCAGTCATCCATGGTGAAGTAGTAGCCGCCGCCACCAAGAGCACCCGAAGCACGCAGCAGCCGACCCGCCTCCCCACAGACCCAaaacggcgccttcaagaaggtaacggCGCCGTCATGGCACCGCCGCCGCCCAAACCGGAgttttgggttttcacccgggtgcaggggaaggaggggaggagggggaggtgaaCCTCAACgtcgccttcaagaaggggaacaGCGCCCGAAGCGCCGCCGACGAGGTGGCCGCCTCCGCCGGCCAAGGGGTTACCTCGATTCAGACCTCCCCACACCAAATCCACGCAGCCAACAGCCAGATCCGGCCGGACCAGACGAGGAAGACGCTGATGCAAGCGACCGGGCGCTGTCTTCAGATCTGGCGAAGCGGGTCGCGGGGGTCCTGCCGCCCGACACCCAGGtccaccgccgcctcgccacccACGCAGCCGAGGGGAGGCGGCCACAGCTCCAGCGAAGGCCGCCTGCCGCCGGGACGGCGCCGCCCACACCACCAGGCCGCCGCCTGGAACCCTAGGCCCGTTCCCGAGAGAGAACCGCGGACAAAGACCTCGGCGCCACCCTCATCGACGACCGCGCGGGCTTGCCGGCGGATGCCTCCGGCGGCGGCAAGGGAAGATGCGAaggggagggggtggcggcggaggagggaggggtggTCCTAGCACCAAAATCTCGTACGGTTATGGTGCGTACAGTACGTTCTAACACGTCGAATGCTACGTGCGTACACAGAGAACAGCTAGCACACGCGTTGTCTGCATCAATCGATCGCGTGCGGTAGACGTTTCACATGTAGCCAGCCGACGTATGTCGATCACTGGCACACGGCCGAGGCAGACCGTTGAGACATGCATGCACGTTGCTTCTCGGCAAGTTGGGTGGGGATAATGGACGCGTCCTACCACGTTAACCGAGGCAGAGATCATCTGAACTGACGACAGATGTGGTGTGTACGTACGTCAATGTGCAAGGAATTTCTTACTAGCACCATACATGTCCCACGTTTTAGAATTAGTACCACACCTGATcctcaagaaaaagaaaaagaattagTACCATACCTGTCATGTCAAACCTTAATTACATGCACACGAAACACGCTCGCACACACCTGCACGCTGTATTTTGAGCGAGCGCGTGGCGCACGGGGAAAATTCCGCAAGACATACAAGTAAACAAGCCCACGGCCTCGTATCCATACCGGCCTGGAGTAGACGACCCCGACCGACCAAAAAAAGTAAGCCGAATCTGGTAAGGTTGGACCGTTTATACATACAGTATACTAGTCTGGTTCGCGATGCCTATTCTCGTTCGACGGGCGCGAGACCACGTCTCCTTGGTGAGACTTGACCCGGCGCACATACGTTTCCCCGGTGCGGCGACCAGCGGCATCACCATCTGGTCGACCCCGCAGCGCATCCAACGTACGCCGTGTCTCTCTTCCGGCATCCCGCCGGCGCCTTCTCAGCGCCTTCCCTTTTTGGGAGCACGAACCAGCACCGTGGGCCAAGATTCCTCCGTCCGTGCACGAAGCCGGCGCGAAAGCACGTACGTAGGCGTCAATCCAAGCGCGTCCCGGCTCCCTGGTGAGTGGTGAGCAAGGAAGGAAGCGAGGGATGGAGACGGTCACCGATGGCGACGCGCTCCTCAAGGGTGACTCCTGGCGTCGCAGACGTCTGCCCCGACGTGGAGCGCACGTGACCGGCGGCCAACCGCCTGGCTGCTAGCCCCTCGTACGTCGCTTTTCACTTTCCCCTCCAGGCCGTATATAAAGCCGCACGCACCCAACCCAAACCCAACAGCATCACAAGTTCGCAACAACAGGAACAAACAGCCACCTTCGCCGATCATACATTTCCCGGCCGCAGTCTACACCTTCTCGCCGGTTGGCTTGGCTGATCAGTAGTCGATCCATCACAGCTCGGCGGACCTCCATGACGAAGCACCAGAGAGCACCGGCGGACCAGCTCgtgtccctctccctctcgctctccctcggcGCCGTCGCCGACCGCAACAGCAAGAggacgcgccgcgccgccgccgccggtggggAGTTCATGTGCAAGACGTGCGATCGCTCCTTCCCGACGTTCCAGGCGCTCGGCGGGCACCGGACCAGCCATCTCCGCGGCCGCCACGGGCTCGCGCTCGCTCTCGCCGGGACCGGGCCGGAGCCCAGGAAGGCCACGGACCAGAAGCAGGGGCGCCAGCGCCACGTCTGCGGGCAAGGGTTCGAGATGGGCCAGGCGCTCGGCGGCCACATGCGCCGGCACCGGGAGCAGGAGGCCGCCGCCACCGCGGTGGCGCAGGCGCCGCCCGTTCTTCTCGAGCTGTTCGTCTAGATTGATGAATATTTTGTTAACTTTAGTTCTAGTACAGAGTTCTTGATCGACCCGTGTAGTGCACGTACGCGATTTGTTTGTACGTTCCTACACGCAGACACACTCGTAGCTAGTAATTGATCATTGGTTCATTCATTCGTGTACTCTTGTGCACGTATTCGGTGACTTGTTCATTCATTCATTCGTATCGAGATTATATATACACGTTAACTGATTTGCTCATCTCTTTTGTTCCAACTAGCCCGGTGTCCCAAAAACTAGCCCGGTGTCCCAAGTCCCATTTTAACGGGGAGGAACCAGTGTGATGACTTTTGTTTACAAATATCTTCAAATATATGTTCTTTTTGTTCCATGTTTCTTTTCACTTTATTGATTGGCTTTTAGTATCTTGTGCTGACTGGGATGCCACTGTTGTAAAACCGTTGCCGCACCAATGTCGTATGCACTTAGTGGGGGCGAGAAAGCAAATCTTGATACTTCGAGATTCTTGCTTGTCTTATAGGGATACTTTTTTTCCATgctaatacgtgtctcatttatatcataatgATCATAGTATAAGTCACATACATACCAACCTGACAAAATTGAAAAAGACAGCAGAAAACTAGTTTTTACACGAAGAACACCAGCCAAGAAAGAAAATTACAATCAAGACCAAAGAAACCTTTGAGCTTGACACCAACACCCATCACCTGCCTCTCGCACCAGAAACCAATAGCTCCCACCAAAGGAAAacatgacggatcacctcctcgcCCGAGCTCGACGCGTCTCCATTGCTGATATGTAGCTTTGGCGAAaccattaccgttgaacgaatcagaccgaggCAACAACCCAGACACGCCATCAAACTCTAGATCTGGTACCCCCGCACGATTAAGACATCTGAGGTGAAAACCGCACCTGTCAAACACAAACCATGAACTCATCACACGATCCACCATCTTCTAGATGTCATCGATGCAGAcaacaatctgcatccgctcctggactacctcccaagctccgcgtcgGCGCTGGAGCAAACACCGCTTCAACGACGTAGCCCGAGGACGAAGGTCCACCACGTGGatgccgccgccacaccatccttacttgaacagactggtttccagaTCCAGCCCCAACCATTGGACTGGTCGCCTCATCAGAGAAGGATTTGAAGAATCTTTATTCCTCGCCGTCATCGCCCTCGTcgaagccaagacgatgaacaacctaaaaacctagactacgatGGCCTAAAATTATCCACACGCGTGGTTCCGGTGACCCCCCTCACCACCAATGACCGAGGTCGTTGGTGGAGGGGAGTCGCtggaggacggcggcggaggagctctcCTAGCGGCAGCCACTAGAGAGATCGCTTCTTTCGTCAGGTAGAAGAGAGAACGCTTTGCCTCCTGATAGTCTTCGACAAGGGAGCATAGGCCCCTCTACCGAGTACAAGCAATGAAGGCTAGACTTAGGATTTTCTCCCCGGAGCTCGATGCTTGGTACTCAAAGAGCACCACCAAAAACTAAGCCCACAGAGTTGCCACCGTCCACTTGCGGAAGAAGTCTTGCTCCAGTGTCCCTGTTATCACCAAAATTTCAGACCAGGATGAAACCGACACATTGGGGAGTTATTGGGAAGCTAGATGTACATTCGCTAATATGTAGTGGACAATAGATACTCATTAGAGTTCATCACTTGCGTTGGCGGGAAGCGAAAGGTAGACTGTCATGTGGGACCACATGGCCACATCACATGTGCCACCTCCAATGGCCTCTTTGGCCAAGTTGTCACAACCTTCGACTCAATAGGTCACATCACCGTCGGTATCTGTGCCGAAGGGATCACAAAGAACAGCACATGTACATCGTAGAGGATGCCGGTTCTCAACGGATCATGCCGCCATCCACTCCTCCGCTGCACCTCAAAGTGATCACTTGCGGAAAATACGGCGACTCCCGTGGCTTTTGATTTGCACATGGTCGTCCCTCCACCATGGCTGCCATGGCTTGACGTTGGCCGTTGGACGCCCTGCAGAACGCCATCAGAGTCACCCTGGAGTCCCGAATGGCCGCCGCCGTTGGCCGGATCCAGATCGTGCGGGATTTAGTTGACATATTTATCTTACTGCTCAGTTGCCCTGGTTCTAGTCACACATATACTGCTCACGTGAACTAACAGTATAGATTCAACCCCGCCATTAGATCAAGAGAAATGAACGGTCTATATTTATCGCAGGGTGCCGCAAAAGAACTCACATGAGAAGACGTGATCATGGTACCCGGAGCAGCAAGACAAGGAATGCTCAGCCCAAACAGAGAAAAAAAACACGCTACCACCAATCCTAGGCAGAGGGGCAAGTCAAAACCGGCATGACATCAATCGTCTCCAAAGCAAACAACTGGGATGCCGCGAGCATGCAAGATGACGTCTTCAAGAAGAGGAGCGACGTCATGACGCCGCCGCTATAAGATCCAAAGAACCGGATCAAAAGTTTCCCCCGTTGCTCGAAGAGTAGCACAGATTGAGGCCAtgacaacgccttcaagaaggaaaacgACACCCGCGAGTGTTGCCGCTGCGGCGCTACCAACATCAGTGAGCAGAGCAGACATTTTGCCCTGGCCCAAGTCCGAGCAATTCCATTGCCGCCGGATCAGGGTCCGGAGATAAAGAAGTCGGTACACTAGACGAGATCACCACCTCAGAAGGGGTAGGTGGGGCTGCGCCCGTAGCCGAATGGTGGCACCCGGCGCCCCCAACGCCAAGCCTCTTAACACATTGAGAAACCTCTATGGTGCTTGAGTAATGGAGTTTTTCCACCATGCCTCCAATCCTACTTTCTTGGCGATCCTGCTTCTCCAGTCGGTGTCACGGGTGCAGAAACCAAGCAAGGTTATGTACTCaaatctctacttctaatggacaGTTGGTAGCCTGGTAGTCTGGTTTTATTTTCGTCCAGTTTTAtttcctcccaccaccccctccatgCTGGTTTTTTGTATCCACCAATTTATTTTTCTTTCAACTTTTTTATTGCAAATCAGCACTTTCCTAACGTACA
This window of the Triticum aestivum cultivar Chinese Spring chromosome 5D, IWGSC CS RefSeq v2.1, whole genome shotgun sequence genome carries:
- the LOC123124144 gene encoding zinc finger protein ZAT8 translates to MTKHQRAPADQLVSLSLSLSLGAVADRNSKRTRRAAAAGGEFMCKTCDRSFPTFQALGGHRTSHLRGRHGLALALAGTGPEPRKATDQKQGRQRHVCGQGFEMGQALGGHMRRHREQEAAATAVAQAPPVLLELFV